The genomic DNA AACGGGATTGCGGGCCTGACGGCCTGCGATGCCCTGCGTGCCGGCGGGTTTGACGGGGAACTGACCGTAGTAGGGGCCGAAACCCACCGGCCCTACAGCCGCCCGGCGCTCTCGAAGGCACTGCTGCACGGCGGGGAAGACCTCGCCGCGCATGAACTGCCCGCGCCGACGCACGGTGCCACCGAGATGCTTGGGGAATCCGCTGCCGGGCTCGATCCCCGGGCGCGGGTGGTCCGGCTGGATTCGGGAGGGGAGCTGCCGTACGACGGACTGGTGATCGCCTCCGGTTCCCGGGCGCGCCGGCTTGGCCCGGCAGCGGACGACGGCGGCGCGGGGCACGAAGTCACACTGCGGACCTTTGAGGACGCTCTCCGCCTGAAGCGGCTGGCCGCTGCCGGGCCTTCGGTGGTTGTCGTGGGTGGCGGCCCGCTGGGAATGGAAGTCGCTTCAGGATGTCTGAAATCCGGCTGCCGGGTGACCCTGGTTTCCGACGGCCCGCCGCTGTCCCGGCAGCTGGGCGGTTACCTGGCGGACATTTTCGCCACGGCGGCCACCCGGCAGGGGCTGAGGATCATCAGCGGCGGCGGCAGGGCGCAGCTCGAGCGCTCCGACGCCGGTACCACGGTGCTGCTGGCGGACGGAAGCCGCCTGGAAGCAGATCTGGTGGTGACGGCTGCCGGCGATATCCCCAACACGGAGTGGCTGGCCGGGTCCGGGCTGCTGACCGGCGGGACACTGCAGGTGGACTCCCGCGGCCGGGTGCGGCCGGACATTGTCGCTGCCGGGGACGTAGCCAGTTTCCCCACCGGCAGGGGAGTGGCCCGGGTGCCGCTGTGGACCAGCGCCATTGACCAGGCCAAGGTTGCCGCCGCCGGACTGCTGCACGGGCAGGAGGCACCCGAACTGGCTTTCCAGCCGTACTTTTGGACCGAAGCATTCGGCCTGTCGCTCAAGGCAGTCGGATTTACGCCCGTTCAGGGTGCGCCCGGCTCCTCGTCGGACGGGCCAAACGAGGACTCGCGGCTGATGTGGTGGGGCAGCCCGGACGGGGCAGGGACCGCAGTGTCGGTGAACTACCGCATTCCG from Arthrobacter zhangbolii includes the following:
- a CDS encoding NAD(P)/FAD-dependent oxidoreductase, which produces MTQRRIVVVGNGIAGLTACDALRAGGFDGELTVVGAETHRPYSRPALSKALLHGGEDLAAHELPAPTHGATEMLGESAAGLDPRARVVRLDSGGELPYDGLVIASGSRARRLGPAADDGGAGHEVTLRTFEDALRLKRLAAAGPSVVVVGGGPLGMEVASGCLKSGCRVTLVSDGPPLSRQLGGYLADIFATAATRQGLRIISGGGRAQLERSDAGTTVLLADGSRLEADLVVTAAGDIPNTEWLAGSGLLTGGTLQVDSRGRVRPDIVAAGDVASFPTGRGVARVPLWTSAIDQAKVAAAGLLHGQEAPELAFQPYFWTEAFGLSLKAVGFTPVQGAPGSSSDGPNEDSRLMWWGSPDGAGTAVSVNYRIPVPKLRRLASQGPGVLSPPVPVRT